In Candidatus Zixiibacteriota bacterium, the sequence GCAAGTTGAGCCCGAAGGATCCCAAGCCCGTTTCGGTCGATCGGACGACGGGCACGAAACGGAGGTCGGCGTGAAGCGCCTGACGACAGGCTGCGTTGCAGCGATGGCATTGTCGTTTGTGCTGACGACGCGAGCAACGGCGGGACGTGATCCGCTGAAATCGGTCCCCGGCTATCAACCGTTGCGTCCGGTGATCAAATCGGCCGATGTCCGGATCAGTCCGCAGGCCCCACCGGGGTGGATCGTGGTGAAATTCCGCAATGGGATGTCGGTCCATGCGGGCAAGTCGCGTCTGGCGGCGGCGGCAGCAACGCGTGTGCGTCAGGTCTTTCGTGATTATGGACTCGGCCAACCGGAGCCGGTGGTCGCCGGTGATGTCGCGGAGACTCAGGCGCGTCGATTGGCGGCGGAAGACCGTGTGAAGATGAACCTGCCGGACATGTCGTTGTATTTCCGTCATCCGTTCAATGACCCACCCTTGGCGGAGACGATCATCCGCGAGCTCAATCTGCTCGACGAGGTGGAGACGGCCTTTTTCGAGCCGCAGCCGTCGGTGGCGACAGCGCCTCCGGGAACGGTCCTGACGACGGCCGATGTCCAAACCACACCCAGTTGGGAGTTGTCCCAGCATCAATTGGATCAAGCCCCCGGCGGTGTGGCGGCACGGGCGGCCTGGACACTAACGGGTGGAACCGGCACGGGCGTCCGGTGCATCGACGTGGAATACGGATGGCAATTGACGCACGAGGATTTGTCCAAGGGCGCGACCGCGATCGTCATCGGCGTGAACCAATGGGGCGACACCGATCACGGGACCGCCGTGATGGGCGAGATGGTCGCCGACCGGAACGGCTTCGGGATGACCGGGATTGCGCACGGTGGGAGTTTCGGCGGCGCCTCAGTGGCAACGCTCAGTGTGGCCGATGCCATCTCGCAGGCTACGGCCGCGTCGCAACCGGGGGACTGCATTCTGATCGAACTGCACTCTCCCGGGCCGCACTACAATTTCGAATGGCGCGACGATCAGGCCGGTTATGTGGCCATGGAATATTGGCAGGACAACTTCGATGCCATGCTCAACGCATACGCCGCGGGCGTGATCGTCTGCGAGGCGGCCGGAAACGGCGGCGAGGATTTTGACGATCCGATGTACACGTCGTTCTTCGATACGACCTTTCGCAACTCGCACGCGATCATCTGCGGGGCAGGGAATCCGCCGGTCGGCGGCGTGGACAGAGACCGTTCCAAGCTCAACTTCTCCAACTACGGGGAGCGGGTCAATCTGCAGGGATACGGGGTGAGCGTATACACCACCGGGTACGGCGACCTCTACGGCGCGGATGCGGACGAGTACTATACCGGCGGTTTCTCGGGGACATCGTCGGCGTCGCCGATTGTGACCGGCGCGGTCATGTGCCTGTCAGGAGTATTCCAGGGGTTGTTCGGCACGGTGATCGACGCCGATTCGGCGCGGACGCTGCTCGTGGCGACCGGATCGCCGCAGCAGCAGCCGAACCTGACGCGCCATATCGGACCGCGTCCGAACTTGCAGGCGGCGATCGCACCCTTGTTCGATCCGATCGATTCGATCTGGTACAGCCAGGTGGACATACCGGCGGGCTCGCCGGGGGCCATTCCGATTGTGCTGTCGAACTCGCACCCGGTTAACAGCATCTTTCTGCCGTTCGTGTTCACCGGTGCGCCGGCGCTGATGATCGATTCGCTGACGCGCGGGGCGCGCACCGGGTATTTCGAGAAGGTGCAGATCGCATACGACAATCGTTTCAACGGTCAGATCGCCTTCGTGATCCACGCCGACTATGGCGGCGGATCACCATCCCTCGAAGCGGGGCAAGGCGAGGTCGCCAAACTGTGGGTGACGGTCGATATGGGCGCCATCCCCGGGCAGGTCAAGGCGGTCGACACGGCGATACTCGGGGGCTCGACCTGGCTGCGGCTCGTTTCCGCATTCGATGACGGACGCCCGGATGCCTTCTCCAGCGGCAGCGTGACGGTTCTGCCGATGCTGTGCAGTTGTCCGCACCATGGCGACCTCAACGGCGACGGCTTCTTCAGCATCATCGACGTCGTCAGCGTCGTCGATATCGCGTTTCGCGGCGGCACCCCGGCCACCACCGATCCCGGTTGTCCGCATGCGACGCGTGCCGATTATAACTGTGACGGCGTGATCAGCGTTCAGGACGTCGTGGGCGCCGTCGACGTCGCCTTCCGGGGCGGGGCGGGACCATGCGACCCCTGCCAGCCATGAGAACCTCTGACCCAGTGGTGTGTACATGATGAGACAAACGGGCAACAGGGCTCCCTCACCCCTTCGGCTTTGCTCAGGGCAAGCCGATCCGTCCTGCGGACGGATCGACCTCTCCCCCTCGACCCTGCTCGGGGCAGGCCGGAGGGAGAGGTTATCATTCTCCCGCTCCCTCTGGCAGCGGGTTGGTGTCGGCGTCGCTTCTCGTGTCCGGATCGTCCGGACGTTGGGTGCTCTCTTCTGCCTGCTCGTGACTGCAGGGGGACTCGTTCCACGGGCGAACGCGGCCGAGGAGTATGACCGGACCACGCTCGTCGTCAAGTTGGCACCCACCAGCGACGGTGCCCGGCGGATCACCAAGGGCCAGAGCGGTCGGCCGGATTTCGATCGTATCATCGCCGACTTCGATGTCGCAACGGTGCGACAGGTGTTCCCGCCGACGCAGGTCCCCGCCCACCGGCGCGATCTGGCACAGAAGATGCGGATGGCCGATTTCGTGATTGTCCGCGTCCCGGATGGTGTCGATCCCGACGCTCTGAAATACCGTTTCGAGAAATCGAGCGGCGTAGAGAAGGTGGAGTTCGACCGCATCGTGCGGATCTGCGCCGGGCCGATGATCCCGAATGATACGTACTTCTCCACACATCAATACGCCCTGCACAACGACGGCACACAGCCGCCGTACGATCCCGGCACCGCCGGCGCCGACTGCGAGATGGAGGCGGCGTGGGCGATCACGACCGGCGACACGAATGTGGTATTGGCGATCATTGACACGGGACTCGACTATCTCCATTCGGAGTTCGCGGGGCGATTGTGGAACAATACCGGCGAGGAATTCGACGATATCGACAACGACAGCAACGGTAAGGTCGATGACGTCTTTGGTTGGAATTTCGTGGGCAACAACAACTCGCCCCGGGACGATCACGAGCACGGCACGCATGTGGCCGGAATCGCCGCCGCCAACGGCAACAATGGAGTCGGCATCGCCGGGATAAACTGGCACTGCCGGATCATGCCGCTCAAAGCGCTCGGCGCCGACGGGTCAGGGACCTCAACCAATATCGCGGCGGCGATCGAATACGCCGCCGACATGGGTGCCGATGTGATCAGCATGTCATTGGGTTACACGAGCACGACGGGCGGGGCGGATGTGGAGTCCCTGGCCGTGCTGTATGCGGTTTCAGTGGGAGTGACGGTTGTTGCGGCGATAGGCAACGATGATAACAGCCTGCCGCACTACCCCTCCGCCTATCCCAACGTGATCGCTGTGGGAGCGACCGATCCCGATGATCACCGGGCCGATCCGTTCTGTTGGGATCCTCAGAGCGGATCGAACTATGGTTCCTACATCGACGTGTGCGCTCCCGGCGGACGCATCTGGAGCACGCTGCCGGGCTTCGCGGTCTGGCCTTCCTGTGACGTGTATCCGAGCGGCGGGTACGGCGATCTGTCGGGGACATCGATGGCGACGCCGCATGTCTCCGGATTGGCCTGTCTGGTCAAGGCGCTGCGACCGGGTTGGCCGCCGGATTCGGTGGCGCGGGTGATTCGTCTGGGGGCCGAGGACCAAGTCGGTCGCCCGGAAGAAGACACGCCCGGGTTCGATGTCTATCACGGCTGGGGACGGATCAACGGGCGCATTACGCTGCAGTCGCTGGCTCTGGCCTTTCCGCCGATTCTGAGCGTGCCGGGGCCGCAGACAGTGACCGAAGCCGACACGTTGCGATTCACCGTCACGGCATCCGACTCGAACTTCACGTATCCGGTCTTCTCCATCGGACCGCTGGCGAATGCGTCGGTGGTCAATCACGGCGATGGTACCGCCGAAGTGATGATCGTTCCTGATTACGACCAACAGGGTGCTCACCAACTCGTCATCATGGCTTCCGACGGCGCGTTGGCCGACACGGACAGCGTCGCCGTCACGATTCTGGATGGGTGCCGCTGCCAATGCCACGGCGATCCGATCTGCGACGCGATTGCCGATCTGCGCGACGTCGTCAAGGCGGTCGACATGGCCTTCCGGGGCGGGGCGCCGATCCTCGATGTCGATTGTCCCGCTTTCCCCGGCGGTCGCGCTGATGTCAACTGCGACGGCGTGGTCACGGTCGTCGACGTGGTGCGGATCGTCGACACGGCCTTCCGCGGCCAGCCGCCGGACTACTGCGACCCGTGTCTGTAGCGGTTGTTGAAGAACTCGTCGAACGGATCTCTCAGGTAAGGCGATTGCTTCGTCGCACAGCCCGCCCCGTATGGTGGGCTCCGAGCACCAAGAGGCGGGCTCTCCCCTACATGCTTCAGGTATTCCCTGGAGCCCAGTCTACAGCTTGTGCCCGATCAGACGCAGGAAGGAACGGCGTTTCTCCTGGTCGGCCGGGGTTTCGATTCCGGCGGGCTTGACGCCATCGATCACGCCGATCACTCCGCCGCCATGGTCATCTCGCACGACCAGCGCGGTCACCGGATTGCCGGTCGCGCAAAAGACACGGCAGACCTCGGGGCAGGCCTTAACCGCATTCAGTACGTGAATGGGAAAGGCCTCGGTCATGATGATGAGGAAGGTGTGGCCGCAACTGAGGCGCATGAGGTTCTCGGCGGCGACTTGAGCCAACGTCGGATCGTTGCCGGTATGGCGCACCAGACATGGGCCCGAGGCCTCGGAGAACGCCAACCCGAACTTGACGGACGGCGTCGAGGTCGCCATCGCCTCGTGGAGGTCCTCGACGCTCTTGATGAAATGTGTCTGCCCGAAGATAATATTGGCACCTTCGGGGAACTTGATGGGGACGGGTTCGATGGTCATGTCACCCTCTGATTTGCCGCAAGGGGCTGAAGCCCCTTGTCCTCAATCCAAATCATGCTCCCGCTGAGGAGAGTCGAAGAGCTCGCCATTCTCCTCAGTGATGCGACGCAGGCGTCGGCCGCCGCTCTTGAGCGAGTATCCCTTCGGGAAGTCGAATTCCTTGTCCTCTTCCAGCAGTTCCTTGATCGTACGAATCTGCAGCTTGGGAATCTTGCGTCCGCTGGGAGAAACGAAGAAGCCGGTCTCCTCGGCCGCCGAATACATGCCCCGGGTCGGCGTCTCCAAGCTGATGAAGTATCCCATGGCCGCCCGGTCGCGTTCGATGACGTGCGCGAAGTCACGGATCATGGTCGGTGTCAGATGTCCGCCCTTGACTTGAACCACGGCGCATTGGAGTTCCCCGCTGAGGTCCTGGAAGTAAACTCTGCCGTCCACGCCCTTGTCGCTGACCTTCTCCGGTTGCGGGATTCCGGACACCAGCCCCACCGCCCAGACTTCGAATTGCTTGGGACTCTCCTCGAAGAGCTTGCGCGCGGAGTAGGCATCCCTGGGATCGCCGATGATCTTGTAGTGTTTGGCCCGCTTCAGACCAAAGTCACTCGTGAGGCGGGAGACGATCAGATCGATGGCGACAAACGTGATGTCGATGCCGATCCAGCGACGGCCGTGCTTCTCCGCCGCCACGACCGCTGTGCCGCAGCCGCAGAAGGGATCGAGCACGAGGTCGCCTTCGTTGGTGGAGGCGCTGATGATTCGCTCCAGCAGGGCCAGCGGCTTCTGCGTGGGATATCCCATGCGCTCTTTGGCCTGGGCGCCGATCGGCGGAATGTCGGTCCAGACATCGCCGACAGGAACGCCTTCCTGTTCGTCGAGATATCGCTTGAGGCGGGGAACCGCACCAGGATGGGTTTGCTCAATCAACCCCTTCCTGTGAGCTTCCAACATCCGTTTCTTCGTCCACCTCCACACGCGCGTAACACCGAGGAACTCGTAGGTCAGGTTCGGCCGCTCACGATTCGGATTGACCAGGTTGTCCAGTGCGTACCGCCGTCCTGTCTTCGGCTCGACATACTTGTAGAACTGCCTCACGTAATCAGGATCGTGTTCGGCGTATTGCGGATTCCAGGTTGTTTCTTCCGAACGGACATATCGCAGGATCACGTCATGGTTGGAAGCAAACCGCGTAAAGGCAAGACCCTTGGCTGACGTGCGTTTCCAGATGAGTTCATTGCGAAACCGGGCCGGGCCGAAGACGATGTCCAGGAGAATCTTGAGGTAATGACTGGCGACCGGATCGCAGTGCAAATAGAGAGTCCCCGTCGGCTTCAGGACACGGTGCATCTCCAGGAGCCGCGGCGCCATCATGACCAGATAGGCCATCATGTCGCTGGTCCCGAGGATCCGGTGCAACGATTCCATCAGATTGAACAGGGGTGCGTGGCGGGGATCGTCGAAGAACTCCTGGTATGCCCGCTTGCTCCAACGCCAGGTATCCTGAAAGGCCATCACCTGCGCCTGGTTCTCATCGCGCCGGGCCTGTTTGAACAGGACATTGTAATCGCGGGCGGAATTGAACGGCGGGTCCAAGTAGACCAAGTCCACGGATTCATCGGGGATATGCTCCCGCATGATCGGGAGATTGTCCCCGTAGTGCAGGATGTTCTGTGGCTTCTTGGCAATCATGGACAGACAACCCGCTGCCTGATCAGGGGTGGGTGGCCCGTGTTCAACCGAGAACGGACGGTTTGGCGATCAGTCCCCGTTGGTCCCGACGTCCTCTGCGTCAGGCAATATATGTCGGGACTCGTGGTGATGGCGTGCTTTTGTACGCTCCATGCTGCGGTGCGTTACGCGTCCTCCCGGCGCCCTCGGGCTCTTCCCGGCACGCGGTCAATCCTCCGGCATGGCGAAGAGTGAATCGGGCAATTCGGGGTCGATCTGCACCGAGTCCATTTGCACGTCCAGTTCCATGTTGAACTTGATGACCAAGAGCGCGCGGCCGTGGGCGCGCATCAGAAAATGCCGCGGGAAGGCACACTGGGGGATGACTTCGCCGTATTCAAAGCGCATCTCCATGCTCTTGACACCGCCGGGAAGCTTGGCCAACCGATAGCTCTCGGCTATGGCCCGATAGGTATCGATCGTGACCCAGGCCATTCCCGCCAACAGATCTTCCGATTCGCGCCGCGGTTGGACCGCGACCTTCCAGACCGGAACGCCCGACAGGGTATCCGGCGAGATGGCAGTCAGATCGTAGTCGGGCACAGGATCCTCACGGAAGGGATCGAGCATCCGGAATGTTCCCTTCTCGCGTTCTTCCCCTTTCTTCTTCCGGCGCTCCTGAAGCTGTTTGCGTTGTTGCTTGCGACGGTCGTCCTGTTCACTTCGGAGTTTCTTGTCGGAGACCGGCTGCCCATCCTCCCACATGGCCTCCAGGAACTCCCGCTGATCGTCATGGCGGACATAAACACGGGATTTGTATGTCGTCTCCTTTTCGATCCGACCTTCGCCGTCCAGCTTGCGCTCGCGGGTCACGGTGATGTACGCCAACTCCCGCCACGCCGAATCACACACTGTCAGGGTGCGCCGGATGCCGGCAATGACAGAATCGGCCGGGACACTCCCATGCATGCCCTGCCCTAATGCCGGCATCGGCAAGACCGCCGGCGCGGCAAGACACGCAAGGATCAGACGCAGTGTTCGGCAGGTCATGGTTGCGCCGTGCTGATCGTCACGCTCCGAATCGAATCGGCCAGCGTGAGGGACCGCGCCACGTCCATTCCTTCGACGACCTCACCGAAGACGGCATAGCGCCAATCCTGGTACGGAAGACGGGTGAGGGCAATCGAGAAGATGCCGCGACCGGTATCGCGGGTGGCGCTGTTCCAGAAGACGGACCCTTCTCCGATGCGACGGGGCGAATACTCGTCGCGGACATTGGCCGGGGGAAAGCCGCCGCCATCGCCGCGGGAGTCGGAGCATTGGATCACGCTGCCGGGTTGATAGTCAGTGATGGGAGCATGATCATAGATCCCGGCACGGGCAATGGAAATGAACTGCCGGACCGTGCGCGGAGCCATGTGCGTGTCCAGACGGATCGTGATCGGCCCCTTGGTCGTCTCCAGCCGCGCCAGAGGAGGAGTCGCGTAACGGGGCAGCAGGGAATCAAGGTTGTCCACGGTCAGATCGGTCTTGTAAACGCCCAGCCCGTCGCGGAGATCCTTGCGGAACTTGAAGGCGACCGCGATCGTGTACCACCGTACCAGACGGTTCGGGTCGGCCATCCCCCAGTCCAGGAAGTCCTGACGGATGGAATCGATGCGCACGGTGGGGAGAAGATTGGTCCCCGACGCCAGAATGGCCCATTTGACGTCGGGATTGGGGTCCTGGCGATGTGCGCGAAAGAGCGCATGGAGTGAATCGACGTAGCCGTAGAGCTTCAGGGTGCCGATGAGCCCAACCGCCATCGTCACGACCTGGGGATCGGGGTCATGCAGCATCTGATTGAGATAGACGTCCCAGCCGGACCCGCCCGAGTAGATGTAGGACTTTGCGGCACCGGCGCGCACGGGCGGAAATGGGTCAGAGATCAGTGTCCGCAGGGCGGGCAGAACCACCGTGGTATCGATGGGAGCGAAGCGCTGGGCCTTCTCGAGGGCATCGAGGAACGCCAGGCGAACGAGCGGGTTGGGGTCGGCGGCGGCGGGCACGATCGACTCGCCGCAGGGGAGATCGCGCTGATTGCAGAGAACCAATGTCGCCTGAAGGCGAACCGCGGGCTCCGGGTGGTGCAGCAGTTTCCGTAGCGCCGGCAGCGCCGGGGGATACCAATGCTCCCCGATCGCCCGCGTCAGTCGCGTGACCACGCCGGGATCGGTCTCTGTCTCCAAGCGCGGCAGCACGCGCGACACGGTGGTGGTGTCGCGCGCAATCAGGAGGGCATCGGCGCAGGCGGTCCGGACACGGGGATCGGGATCATCAAGACCCTCAACGATGATATCCGACGTGGATGGAAGACGCCCGGAGGCGGCCAAACGATAGAGGAGCCCCCGCGTGGTGGGGTCCGGATCATGCCGATGGGCGGCCGCCCACTCGGCCGCCGGCTTCGACAAACAGCGAATCAGAGAGTAGATCGCACCTCGTCGTATGGTCGGGTCCGGGTCATTGCACAGGGGCAGGACCGAGTCGACAACGTCTCGCCGGTTGACCAAGTCCAGCGTCTGCGCCGTCTGCAGGCGCACCCGGGGATCGGCGTGGTGCAGCAAGTGGATATAGCGCTGATACTCATCCCGGGCATAGACCCGTCCCAGCCCCTGCAGGATGGCGATCAAGGCACCGGGATCCTGCTCCCTGGCGACCGCCTGCAGGAGGGCATCCTTGCCGTATTTCCATTGCCAGATCCCGAAGGCGCAGGCCGCCATGGCCCGGACCTTGGCGCTGGGGTCGTCCAGAAGGACACGCCGCACGGAGTCGATCGCCAGCGTGTCATTGACCCGCCCAACAGCCAACATGGCGCGTTCGCGGACCTGCTCGTTGCGATCAGACAAGTAGCTCAGAAGCTTGCCATTGGCGGTCCACCCCTGGTCCTCCCAAACGGCGATCTGGGCGAGCTTCCTGCGCGTGGCCTTCTCGCCGGTGCCGCAGGAGGCAACGACCAGGGTCAAGACGATGGCACCGATCGCTTGAGCGAATCGGGAGAGCCACCGGTGGTCAGACATGAAGGTCATGGGCGCTTCCTGTCGTTGTTCTTACACGTTCGGCATGGTCCCGGTGCAGCCCCGCGCTGCCAGAATCATAAGGATACGGAATGGTCGCCCCGGCGATCAAGGGCGACGGGATCGAGGGAACGGCGAGAGTGTCTACGTCAGATGGTCTCGTGCCGTGGGACAGTCCGGGGCCAACGGGCACTCGTCACAACGGGGACGTCGGGCCGGGCAGAGGGTACGGCCATGCCAGATCAGACGATGCGAGAATTCGATCCAATGACTCTGGGGCAGAAGGCGCATCAGATCAGCTTCGATCCGTGCCGGGTCGCGATGGGCCGTCAACCGCAAACGGCGCGACAGGCGCATGACATGGGTATCGACAACGACCCCCTCGGCGATGCCGAAGGCGGTGCCCAAGACGACATTGGCGGTCTTGCGGCCGATGCCATCGAGGGCGGTCAACTCCGCCAACGTGCGCGGCACATCGCCGCCATGCCGTTCGACCAACGCCCGGCTGGCGGCGATGATGTGGCGGGTCTTCGAGCGGAAGAAGCCGGTCGGACGGATGATCTCCTCCACAGCGGCGGGATCGGCATGCGCGAAGTCCGCCACGGTCCGGTATCGGGCAAAAAGCGTGGGCGTGACCTGATTGACACGTTCATCGGTGCATTGGGCGGAGAGAATCGTTGCGACCAGAAGCTGGAAGGGGTCGTCGTGCGTCAGGGCGCAACGGGCGGGGTAACGACGCGCCAAAGCCCGGGCAATGCGCCGGGCGCGGGCGGAACGGTCACTGTGGGATTCGCGCGGCATCGCTGGTCCAATGTGATCCGACGCTGGGATACGCGGCGATTCACGCCACTGTTAGAATCGGATTCATGATCGCAAACGGGAGACAAGGGCTTGGTGCCACGGGTTCTCGCGTCCGTGAACTCCAATCCGCGGAAGCACCGGCACGGGTCTGAAGACCCGTGGCACATCGACTCAGAATCATGGGACCCGTCATTGCACACGCGATCCGGCAAATGTGCGATTCTGCCTGGACACCCCTCACCCTACCCTCTCCCCAGAGGGGAGAGGGGCAATGATAACCTCTCCCTCCGGGAGAGGTCGATCCGACCGGAGGCCGGATCGGGTGAGGGAGTTTGCCCGTTGACTGCTCCGCCCCCGATTACGATCGCCAACAAACCACGACGAGAGAAGATCGTTCTTGTGTATCATGGGTGACGGGGATAGATTCGCGCCGTCTTGCGCCTCGCAGGACAGGAGAAGAACCATTGCCGAAACATCACATGAACAAACAACGGAACGAAGCCCCGCAGAAGACCTGGGTTGAGATCGACGTTGCGACGTTGCGAACGAACCTGCGCTGCCTCCATGAGGTCATCGGCCCGCATCGTGAGATGGTGCTGATCGTCAAATCGGACGCCTACGGGCACGGGGCGGTCACCGTGGCAGCGGTCGCGGCCGCGGAGGGGGTTCGGCACTTCGCCGTGGCGGCGGTCGCGGAGGCGGCGGCGCTGCGCAACGCCGGCATTACCCATGAGATTGTCCTGTTGCATCCGCCCCTGGAATTCGAGGTACCGGCGACGATCGAGCTTGCGTTGACGCCGACGTTATCGGATGAATCGACGGCGATGAACCTGAACCGGCTGGCCGGGCACAGGCCGTTGCCGGTGCACGTGGAGATCAACACCGGGCTCAACCGTCTCGGTTTCGATTGGCAGACGGCGGTCGATGCGGTCAGCCGGATCACCACGTTGCCGCATCTGCGAATCACCGGGATCTTCACCCACTTCCGCGCGGCCCACAGTGAAGGTGCGGAATCGGTTCGCCGTCAGATGGAACGGTTCCAGAGCGTGCTCGACGGCTTGAAGGCGCGACGGATCGACGTCGGCTTCCGTCACGTGGCATCATCATTGGCCGTGGTTTACCACCCCGAGACGTGCCTGGATGGCATCCGGCCGGGGATGATCGTGTATGGCGGGATGAGCATTCCGAAGCCGTCACTCGAATCTGAAGGCGACGAGACACCGCCGCGCGCCCTGGCCGGGATTCGGCCGGTCATGTCGGTGAGGACGCGGGTTCTGCACGTGTTGGATGTGCGTGCCGGCGAGTGGGTCCACTACGGCGATGCCTACCAGGCGGAACGGCCAATGCGTGTGGCGGTGCTGCCGATCGGGTACGGGATGGGATACTCACGCCACTTCTCGAACAACGGCTGGGTGCTGATTCGGGGGCGCCGTGTGCCGGTCGTCGGCGTGGTCGGGATGGATATGACGATGGTCGAAGTGGGGAAGATCCCGGTCGCGATCGGCGACGTGGTCACGCTCTTGGGGCGCGACGGGCCGGATGAGATCACGGCGGTGGAACTGGCCGAATGGGTCGGAACTATCCCCTACGAGATCACCTGCCGCCTGGGGAACGCCCTGCCGCGCATCGTCACCGGGATGGAGACGGGACAGCCAAAGAACCACGTCTTCAAACATGCCCCGGTGCCATAGACGACTTCTCCGCGCAGGAGTGCGCTGCCGCAATCCCTTTCCGACGAGTCCCAAGCATCCCGACGGGACAACGCGACCGTGTCCGGTCGCGTCATTCACTCTGCCACAACCGCTCCGCCAATTCCCAAAGCCGCTCCCAGGTGTAGAGCCCGGTGTTGTGGCCGTCGCTCCATTGAATCTGGATGGCGTAGCGGCCGACCGGCTGGATCGAAAGCGGATGCACATCGGCGGCGACGGTGTCGTCGCGCAGCAACTTGCGCCCGGTCATCTCCTCGATGCAGGACGCGCAGGGGCATTCCAGACGCAGGAAACGGGCGGGAAAGATCGTCTCGCGGCCGTTGTTCCAGCGAATCTTGACATCGTGCTGGTGGGCGCGGGCGATTTCGATGGGGGTGGGCGTGGGGGAGGTCATGGTCACCTCAAGGGGCTGAAGCCCCTCGTCCTCAGATTGCCGCCTCGAACCTGAGAATTTCCAACACCGTGGACGGACAAAAGAGCACCCTCACCCGATCCGCCTGCGGCGGATCGACCTCTCCCGGAGGGAGAGGTTGTCAATCCCCCTCTCCCTCCGGGAGAGGGTCGGGGTGAGGGATTCGGACATATCGGATATCGTATCACGCTTCCTTGTGTATCAACGGGATAGATCACAATTCTCTCTTTGTTAGAAGCCCTGAGCGACTTGTCCCGACCCGAACGGTGTGATGGAAGCGAAGGGTCTGCTTTTCGACGGAGAACGTGTAACAGCAGATGCTTCGCTCCGCTGCATGACAATCCCCGTTCCAGACGTCTTCTCCGAGGGTTCTCAACCCCATGTCAAAACGTGATCTTCACCGGTTGTGCATCGGCCAGCGCGTTGCGGATGCTCACTTGGGCGGCGAGGTTGCGCGCGATTTCCTGAAAGGCGTTCGCAGCCGGTGAGGACGGGTCGGCGACGACGATCGGTTCACCGGAGTCGGAGGTCTCGCGCACACGGGTGGCCAGCGGGATCTCGCCCAGGAAGGGGACCCCGAGCCGCTCGGCGGCGCGTCGCGCCCCGCCGTTGTCGAAGATGTACTCGCGATGACCGCAGTGCGAGCAGGAAAAGTAGCTCATGTTCTCGATCAAACCCAGGATCGGCGATTTGAGTTGGTTGAACATGATCACGGCCTTCTCGGCGACCTGCAGAGCCACATCCTGCGGCGTGGAGACAATCGCGGCGCCGGTGAGCGGGATGCGTTGACAGAGACTGAGATGGATATCGCCGGTTCCCGGGGGAAGATCGACGATCAGATAATCGATTTCACCCCATTCGACGCCGCCGAGGAATTGATCGATCATCTTGGTGAGCATCGGGCCGCGCCAGACGACCGCCTGATCGGGTTTGAGGAAGAAGCCCATCGAGATCACTTTGACGCCATACGCCTCCACCGGCATGATGCCCGCGGGGCCGGGAACAGGGAGATCGGTGATGCCGAGAATGGTCGGGATGCTGGGGCCATAGACGTCGGCATCCATCAGCCCGACTTTGGCGCCGGTCTGGGCCAGCGCGACGGCGAGGTTGGCCGAGACGGTCGACTTGCCCACGCCCCCTTTGCCGGAGCCGATGGGGACGACATTGCGCACGCCGGGGATGAGTGTCTCGGCCATC encodes:
- a CDS encoding S8 family peptidase; translation: MGALFCLLVTAGGLVPRANAAEEYDRTTLVVKLAPTSDGARRITKGQSGRPDFDRIIADFDVATVRQVFPPTQVPAHRRDLAQKMRMADFVIVRVPDGVDPDALKYRFEKSSGVEKVEFDRIVRICAGPMIPNDTYFSTHQYALHNDGTQPPYDPGTAGADCEMEAAWAITTGDTNVVLAIIDTGLDYLHSEFAGRLWNNTGEEFDDIDNDSNGKVDDVFGWNFVGNNNSPRDDHEHGTHVAGIAAANGNNGVGIAGINWHCRIMPLKALGADGSGTSTNIAAAIEYAADMGADVISMSLGYTSTTGGADVESLAVLYAVSVGVTVVAAIGNDDNSLPHYPSAYPNVIAVGATDPDDHRADPFCWDPQSGSNYGSYIDVCAPGGRIWSTLPGFAVWPSCDVYPSGGYGDLSGTSMATPHVSGLACLVKALRPGWPPDSVARVIRLGAEDQVGRPEEDTPGFDVYHGWGRINGRITLQSLALAFPPILSVPGPQTVTEADTLRFTVTASDSNFTYPVFSIGPLANASVVNHGDGTAEVMIVPDYDQQGAHQLVIMASDGALADTDSVAVTILDGCRCQCHGDPICDAIADLRDVVKAVDMAFRGGAPILDVDCPAFPGGRADVNCDGVVTVVDVVRIVDTAFRGQPPDYCDPCL
- a CDS encoding adenosine-specific kinase, giving the protein MTIEPVPIKFPEGANIIFGQTHFIKSVEDLHEAMATSTPSVKFGLAFSEASGPCLVRHTGNDPTLAQVAAENLMRLSCGHTFLIIMTEAFPIHVLNAVKACPEVCRVFCATGNPVTALVVRDDHGGGVIGVIDGVKPAGIETPADQEKRRSFLRLIGHKL
- a CDS encoding site-specific DNA-methyltransferase, which codes for MIAKKPQNILHYGDNLPIMREHIPDESVDLVYLDPPFNSARDYNVLFKQARRDENQAQVMAFQDTWRWSKRAYQEFFDDPRHAPLFNLMESLHRILGTSDMMAYLVMMAPRLLEMHRVLKPTGTLYLHCDPVASHYLKILLDIVFGPARFRNELIWKRTSAKGLAFTRFASNHDVILRYVRSEETTWNPQYAEHDPDYVRQFYKYVEPKTGRRYALDNLVNPNRERPNLTYEFLGVTRVWRWTKKRMLEAHRKGLIEQTHPGAVPRLKRYLDEQEGVPVGDVWTDIPPIGAQAKERMGYPTQKPLALLERIISASTNEGDLVLDPFCGCGTAVVAAEKHGRRWIGIDITFVAIDLIVSRLTSDFGLKRAKHYKIIGDPRDAYSARKLFEESPKQFEVWAVGLVSGIPQPEKVSDKGVDGRVYFQDLSGELQCAVVQVKGGHLTPTMIRDFAHVIERDRAAMGYFISLETPTRGMYSAAEETGFFVSPSGRKIPKLQIRTIKELLEEDKEFDFPKGYSLKSGGRRLRRITEENGELFDSPQREHDLD
- a CDS encoding S8 family serine peptidase, with the protein product MKRLTTGCVAAMALSFVLTTRATAGRDPLKSVPGYQPLRPVIKSADVRISPQAPPGWIVVKFRNGMSVHAGKSRLAAAAATRVRQVFRDYGLGQPEPVVAGDVAETQARRLAAEDRVKMNLPDMSLYFRHPFNDPPLAETIIRELNLLDEVETAFFEPQPSVATAPPGTVLTTADVQTTPSWELSQHQLDQAPGGVAARAAWTLTGGTGTGVRCIDVEYGWQLTHEDLSKGATAIVIGVNQWGDTDHGTAVMGEMVADRNGFGMTGIAHGGSFGGASVATLSVADAISQATAASQPGDCILIELHSPGPHYNFEWRDDQAGYVAMEYWQDNFDAMLNAYAAGVIVCEAAGNGGEDFDDPMYTSFFDTTFRNSHAIICGAGNPPVGGVDRDRSKLNFSNYGERVNLQGYGVSVYTTGYGDLYGADADEYYTGGFSGTSSASPIVTGAVMCLSGVFQGLFGTVIDADSARTLLVATGSPQQQPNLTRHIGPRPNLQAAIAPLFDPIDSIWYSQVDIPAGSPGAIPIVLSNSHPVNSIFLPFVFTGAPALMIDSLTRGARTGYFEKVQIAYDNRFNGQIAFVIHADYGGGSPSLEAGQGEVAKLWVTVDMGAIPGQVKAVDTAILGGSTWLRLVSAFDDGRPDAFSSGSVTVLPMLCSCPHHGDLNGDGFFSIIDVVSVVDIAFRGGTPATTDPGCPHATRADYNCDGVISVQDVVGAVDVAFRGGAGPCDPCQP